The Pseudomonas fluorescens genome segment GAAGGTGAGCTGGAGCATGCAGGCCCGGGTCAGGCCGTGACACTGACCATGGAAGACGAAATCGACATCTCCCGTGGCGACCTGCTGGTGCATGCCGACAACGTGCCACCGGTCACCGACAGCTTCGAAGCGATGCTGGTGTGGATGGCTGAAGAGCCGATGCTGCCGGGCAAGAAGTACGACATCAAACGTGCCACCAGTTACGTGCCGGGCTCCATCGCCAGCATCGTCAACAAGGTCGACGTCAACACCCTCGAAGAAGGCCCGGCGAGTGCGTTGCAGCTCAACGAAATCGGCAAGGTCAAGATCGCGCTCGACGCACCGATCGCCCTCGACGGTTACGACAGCAACCGCACCACTGGCGCGTTCATCGTCATCGACCGTTTGACCAACGGCACCGTCGGCGCCGGCATGATCGTCGCCCAGCCGGTGACCCATGGCGCTGCCACGCACCACGGCAAACTGGCCCATGTAGCCACCGAAGAACGCGCCCAGCGTTTCGGCCAGCAGCCGGCCACCGTGCTGTTCAGCGGTCTGTCGGGCGCGGGCAAGAGCACGTTGGCCTATGCGGTCGAGCGCAAACTGTTCGACATGGGCCGTGCGGTGTTCGTGCTGGATGGTCAAAATCTGCGTCATGACCTGAACAAAGGCTTGCCACAGGATCGCGCAGGTCGCACCGAAAACTGGAGCCGTGCGGCGCACGTTGCCCGTCAGTTCAACGAAGCCGGTCTGCTGACGCTGGCAGCATTCGTGGCGCCGAGTGCGGAAGGTCGCGAGAAGGCCAGGGATCTGATCGGCAAGGAACGTCTGCTGACGGTCTACGTCCAGGCTTCGCCGGCCGTGTGTGCCGAACGTGATCCGCAGGGGCTGTATGCTGCCGGTGGCGACAACATCCCGGGCGAATCCTTCCCGTATGACGTGCCGCTGGATGCTGATCTGGTGATCGACACCCAATCGTTGTCGCTGGATGAAAGCGTCAAGCAAGTGCTGGATCTGCTGCGCAAGCGTGCCGCGATTTAAGCGTTCGCTGAGAATGAAAAAGCCCGCCGGTGAGTGATTATCGGCGGGCTTTTTATTTCGGGCCAATTCGGTCGATTGTGGGAGCTAGCCTGCTAGCGATGACGGCCTTTGGGCCGATCAGGCTCTTGGAGTTTTGGGTGAATATCCGTTTCTGCGGGTGTTGCCGCTGGCGGTTCCGCTCTTACAGCGGCTCACTTTTCCAAACGCCGAAAAGTAAGCAAAAGGCTTGGCCCCTGCGTTCGGCACCTCGCTTTGGCTCGGTGTTCCTTCGTTCCGGGATTCATCCGGGGGCATCGCCTACGGTTTGCTTCGCTGCACCTCCTCTCGATGCATGCGGCTGCGCCGCACGGTCGCTGCGCTCCCTCCCCCGGATGAATCCCTCCACTCAGCCGGCCGAAGGGGCCGGCACGTCAAAAGCGGTACTCGAGCTAACGCTCATTGTGGTGAGTGGTGGGAAGCTAAAAGCTAAAAGCGAACTGTTTTCCTGTGGGAGCCAGCCTGCTGGCGATGGCGGCCTGACAGGCGATCAATTTCTTTCAGGTGTTCCCACAGGGGGATCAGCGTCGGTTGGGATATTCGCGGTGCATCTGTGCAAGCAACGCATCCTTGTCCTGCCACAGCTGATTGATCCAGCCCTGGAATTGCAGGCGGTATTCGCCGTCCTGGTCGTAGTTCTTGCCGATGAACTGTGGCGGGATATTCAATTCTTCAAAATGCACAACCACGTCCCGCACGTTGCCGCACAGAAGATCCCAGAAACCTGGACGTCCACCCGGATAGTGGATGGTCACGTTGACGATCGACTCCAGTTGTTCACCCATGGCATCGAGCACGAACGCAATGCCGCCTGCCTTGGGTTTGAGCAGGTATTTGAACGGTGATTGCTGCTGCGCGTGCTTGCCTTCGGTGAAGCGTGTGCCTTCGACAAAGTTGAAGATGCCTACCGGGTTGTCGCGGAATTTCGCACAGGTCTTGCGGGTGGTTTCCAGGTCTTTGCCTTTCTTTTCCGGGTGTTTTGCCAGATAGGCTTTTGAATAGCGCTTCATGAACGGAAAGCCCAGCGTCCACCACGCCAGACCGATCACCGGCACCCAGATCAGTTCCTGCTTGAGAAAGAACTTCAGCGGCTGGATGCGCCGGTTGAGCACGTATTGCAACACCAGAATGTCGACCCAGCTTTGATGGTTACTGGTGATCAGGTACGAGTGCTGGTAGTCCAGGCCTTGCAGGCCGCTGAGGTGCCAGCG includes the following:
- the cysN gene encoding sulfate adenylyltransferase subunit CysN; this encodes MSHASDLISEDILAYLGQHERKELLRFLTCGNVDDGKSTLIGRLLHDSKMIYEDHLEAITRDSKKVGTTGDDIDLALLVDGLQAEREQGITIDVAYRYFSTAKRKFIIADTPGHEQYTRNMATGASTCDLAIILVDARYGVQTQTRRHSFIASLLGIKHIVVAINKMDLKGFDQGVFESIKADYLKFAEGLKMKPTSMHFVPMSALKGDNVVNKSERSPWYTGQSLMEILETVEVAGDRNFTDLRFPVQYVNRPNLNFRGFAGTLASGIVHKGDEVVVLPSGKSSRVKSIVTFEGELEHAGPGQAVTLTMEDEIDISRGDLLVHADNVPPVTDSFEAMLVWMAEEPMLPGKKYDIKRATSYVPGSIASIVNKVDVNTLEEGPASALQLNEIGKVKIALDAPIALDGYDSNRTTGAFIVIDRLTNGTVGAGMIVAQPVTHGAATHHGKLAHVATEERAQRFGQQPATVLFSGLSGAGKSTLAYAVERKLFDMGRAVFVLDGQNLRHDLNKGLPQDRAGRTENWSRAAHVARQFNEAGLLTLAAFVAPSAEGREKARDLIGKERLLTVYVQASPAVCAERDPQGLYAAGGDNIPGESFPYDVPLDADLVIDTQSLSLDESVKQVLDLLRKRAAI
- a CDS encoding acyltransferase, whose protein sequence is MLAFLPAPLRGVIAALLLALNTILLCSFLFLVALIKVLPFDLARRASRWLMSHTHEAWISNNKGWMNLVRRTRWHLSGLQGLDYQHSYLITSNHQSWVDILVLQYVLNRRIQPLKFFLKQELIWVPVIGLAWWTLGFPFMKRYSKAYLAKHPEKKGKDLETTRKTCAKFRDNPVGIFNFVEGTRFTEGKHAQQQSPFKYLLKPKAGGIAFVLDAMGEQLESIVNVTIHYPGGRPGFWDLLCGNVRDVVVHFEELNIPPQFIGKNYDQDGEYRLQFQGWINQLWQDKDALLAQMHREYPNRR